One window from the genome of Pseudanabaena yagii GIHE-NHR1 encodes:
- a CDS encoding ribbon-helix-helix domain-containing protein, with amino-acid sequence MKISISLPDELVHYVDDRVENRSRLIEGLLQAWRKQQEKQAMVEACLLLDELSNDEDAAWQQAAIIDWEVSG; translated from the coding sequence ATGAAAATATCTATTTCTCTTCCAGATGAGTTAGTCCACTACGTTGACGATCGCGTAGAAAATCGCAGTCGGCTCATTGAGGGGTTACTGCAAGCATGGCGGAAGCAGCAGGAAAAGCAGGCGATGGTTGAAGCTTGTTTGTTATTAGATGAGTTGTCAAATGATGAGGATGCGGCATGGCAGCAAGCGGCGATTATCGATTGGGAAGTATCTGGTTAG
- a CDS encoding type II toxin-antitoxin system PemK/MazF family toxin, with protein MAASGDYRLGSIWLVSFDPSIGTEIRKTRPAVIISGTAFNQRSKVTVLPITSANPSDRLLPVIVPLIPSINNGLSSNSFVVCIDPMTFDKRRLIQCLGQVEANQLQEIQQILVRYLEL; from the coding sequence ATGGCAGCAAGCGGCGATTATCGATTGGGAAGTATCTGGTTAGTAAGTTTCGATCCTTCGATTGGTACAGAAATTCGCAAAACTCGTCCTGCGGTGATTATCTCTGGAACTGCTTTTAATCAGCGTAGTAAGGTAACTGTGTTACCGATTACTTCTGCTAATCCTAGCGATCGATTACTGCCAGTGATTGTGCCTTTGATTCCTTCTATTAATAATGGTCTTAGCAGTAATAGTTTTGTTGTCTGTATCGATCCGATGACTTTTGATAAACGTAGGTTGATTCAATGTCTTGGTCAAGTAGAAGCGAATCAATTGCAAGAGATACAACAGATTTTAGTTAGGTATTTGGAACTTTAA
- a CDS encoding class I SAM-dependent DNA methyltransferase, which yields MDDRDRTNIQAFLAKWQGSQGNERANYQTFFDDLCGALGVERPIPKGTMQGDPYCFDKEIKVFHKEGIKTNFVDFHREGHFLIEAKQGSDKPKQSSPKRGTESYLRMMEKAFYQALSYTPFLNSKPPFLMTCDIGSHFELWMSFSGNYGGYGAREVIPLEDLLKEKVFDRFVAIFSDPQSLNPEKYRARVTREVAGTLAKLAKWLEEQGKEPQEVANFLMRCIFTMFAEDVRLLQGEIFTRALQERWIPEPSRFKAEIEDLWKVMNTGGKFNFDAIPQFNGSFFANAIAFDLPKEQLEVLYDAAQKDWREVEPAIFGTLLERALEKKERSRLGAHYTPRSYVERLVRPVVMEPLREEWLLVETEVNRLLVLKDGQEEPTKSQRDKAAVEIRAFLERLQQVRILDPACGSGNFLYVTLDLIKTLEQEVQMRLLDVLGKVTTDLLEEFDPRLAGRKQVNPSQFLGIEINPRAAAIAELVIWIGYLQWHFKRYGTTPPPEPILQDFHNIEFRDAVLAYDGRELDVDAKTGKVRSRWGGRTMRHPVTGEDVPDPSDQVPIYRYINPRPAVWQEADYIVSNPPFIGNKRMRDRLGDGYVDALRATHGDISDTVDFVMYWWNQSAKLVIDNKLKSFGLITTNSITQTFNRKVLHEYLSGTNPISLTFAIPDHPWIDSADGAAVRIAITVGKLGKHEGNLIKVAKEIEGENEISLIFTPSSRGLINSDLSVGADVASAKKLRANSILSGQGVIVLGEGFQLNEEEYLKLLKQEPQGVHLVKRYRNGKDITDKPRNLRIIDLYGLTELQVKQYPYIYQRIYELVRPKRLEMKDKARREQWWLFGRSNQEIRNAINELDRYIITCRTAKHRVFVFAEGDILPDAKLIAFGLNDAFYLGILSSSCHLIWASKSGAWLGVGNDSNYNHSECFGKFPFPDATLEQKEKIRQLGERLDRHRKQVQAQHPEITITGMYNLLEKLRKGEDFTDKDREYNNKALVSTLKQIHDDLDNAVLEAYGWEDLKPSSLHQTTDSPPSPPILGGTEQSNQSKSPSIGGFRGLDKLSGESLTEIILDRLVTLNAQRAEEERNGHIRWLRPEYQAPNEVRTQTIIEGVGESEEVAIAPAEVKTFPKQPKDQLAAIRDLLRTSNNPWTIAQIAAQFKNGGRYKNAISENLERLEWFGILHCHQDGQIKYWQHIETQQAS from the coding sequence ATGGATGACCGCGATCGCACGAATATTCAAGCATTTTTAGCTAAATGGCAAGGCTCACAGGGAAATGAGCGAGCTAATTATCAGACTTTTTTTGATGATTTGTGTGGGGCGTTGGGGGTGGAGCGTCCGATTCCGAAGGGGACTATGCAGGGTGATCCTTACTGTTTTGATAAGGAGATTAAAGTTTTTCATAAGGAGGGAATTAAGACAAATTTTGTGGATTTCCATCGGGAGGGGCATTTCTTAATTGAGGCAAAACAGGGGAGTGATAAGCCTAAACAAAGTTCGCCGAAGCGCGGGACTGAGAGCTATTTGCGGATGATGGAGAAGGCTTTTTATCAGGCTTTGAGCTATACGCCGTTTTTAAATAGCAAGCCGCCGTTTTTGATGACTTGCGATATTGGTTCGCATTTTGAGCTTTGGATGAGTTTTAGTGGCAACTATGGTGGCTATGGGGCGCGGGAAGTAATTCCCCTTGAGGATCTTCTTAAAGAGAAGGTTTTCGATCGCTTTGTGGCGATTTTTAGCGATCCGCAAAGTCTGAATCCTGAGAAGTATCGGGCGCGGGTGACGCGAGAGGTGGCGGGGACTTTGGCAAAGTTGGCGAAGTGGCTAGAGGAGCAGGGTAAGGAACCGCAGGAGGTAGCGAATTTTTTGATGCGCTGCATTTTTACGATGTTTGCGGAGGATGTGCGGTTGTTGCAGGGGGAGATTTTTACGAGGGCGTTACAGGAGCGTTGGATTCCTGAACCGAGCCGATTTAAGGCTGAGATTGAGGATCTGTGGAAGGTGATGAATACGGGTGGGAAGTTCAATTTTGATGCGATTCCGCAGTTTAATGGCAGTTTCTTTGCGAATGCGATCGCCTTTGATTTGCCGAAGGAGCAGCTAGAGGTGTTGTATGATGCTGCCCAAAAGGATTGGCGCGAGGTGGAACCTGCGATTTTTGGGACTTTGTTGGAACGGGCGTTAGAGAAGAAGGAGCGCAGTCGATTGGGGGCGCACTATACGCCGCGATCCTATGTGGAGAGGTTGGTGCGTCCTGTGGTGATGGAACCTTTGCGCGAGGAGTGGCTTTTAGTTGAGACTGAGGTTAATCGGCTTTTGGTGCTGAAGGATGGACAGGAGGAACCAACGAAGTCGCAAAGAGATAAGGCGGCGGTAGAGATTCGGGCGTTTTTGGAGCGTTTGCAACAGGTGCGGATTCTTGACCCTGCTTGCGGTTCGGGTAATTTCTTGTATGTGACGTTGGATTTGATCAAGACGTTGGAGCAGGAGGTGCAGATGCGGTTGTTGGATGTGTTGGGGAAGGTGACGACAGATTTGTTGGAGGAGTTCGATCCCCGTTTGGCGGGACGGAAGCAGGTGAATCCTTCGCAGTTTTTGGGTATTGAGATTAATCCAAGGGCGGCGGCGATCGCGGAGTTAGTAATCTGGATTGGTTATTTGCAGTGGCATTTTAAGCGTTATGGCACTACGCCACCGCCTGAGCCAATCTTGCAGGATTTCCATAATATCGAGTTTCGGGATGCGGTGTTGGCTTATGATGGGCGGGAGCTTGATGTTGATGCGAAGACGGGTAAGGTGCGGAGTCGTTGGGGTGGGCGGACGATGAGGCATCCTGTGACGGGTGAGGATGTGCCTGATCCGTCGGATCAGGTTCCCATCTATCGCTACATTAATCCGCGTCCTGCGGTGTGGCAAGAGGCTGATTACATTGTTTCTAACCCTCCTTTTATTGGGAATAAACGAATGAGAGATAGATTAGGTGATGGCTATGTTGACGCGCTACGGGCAACTCATGGCGATATTTCAGATACGGTTGATTTTGTAATGTATTGGTGGAATCAGTCAGCCAAATTGGTGATTGATAATAAACTAAAGAGCTTTGGGTTAATTACGACTAATAGCATTACTCAAACTTTCAACAGAAAAGTGTTACATGAATATCTATCAGGAACTAATCCAATATCTTTGACATTTGCCATTCCAGATCATCCTTGGATAGACAGCGCAGATGGAGCCGCAGTTAGAATTGCTATAACTGTAGGCAAACTTGGAAAACATGAGGGGAATCTAATAAAAGTAGCAAAAGAAATAGAAGGTGAGAATGAAATCTCTCTCATATTCACACCTTCGTCAAGGGGATTAATTAATTCTGATTTAAGTGTTGGTGCAGATGTTGCATCAGCAAAGAAATTGAGAGCAAATTCTATACTTAGTGGACAAGGTGTTATCGTCTTAGGAGAAGGCTTTCAGTTAAATGAAGAAGAATATCTAAAACTGTTGAAGCAAGAACCTCAAGGCGTTCATTTAGTTAAACGATATCGTAATGGTAAAGATATCACTGACAAACCCCGTAATCTAAGGATCATAGATTTGTATGGTTTAACAGAATTGCAAGTTAAGCAATATCCATACATATATCAAAGAATTTATGAGCTTGTAAGACCAAAACGCTTAGAAATGAAAGACAAAGCTCGCCGTGAGCAATGGTGGCTTTTTGGGAGATCTAACCAAGAAATCCGTAATGCAATCAATGAACTTGACCGATATATTATTACCTGCCGAACTGCAAAGCATCGTGTTTTTGTATTTGCAGAAGGTGATATTTTGCCTGATGCGAAATTAATTGCTTTCGGTTTAAATGATGCTTTTTATCTTGGGATTCTTTCATCTAGCTGTCATCTAATATGGGCTTCAAAAAGTGGTGCATGGCTTGGAGTTGGTAATGATTCTAACTACAATCATTCCGAGTGCTTTGGAAAGTTTCCTTTCCCAGATGCAACATTAGAACAAAAAGAAAAAATTCGACAACTAGGGGAAAGACTCGATCGCCATCGCAAACAAGTACAAGCCCAACATCCCGAAATCACGATTACAGGAATGTATAACCTCCTCGAAAAACTCCGCAAAGGCGAAGACTTCACCGACAAAGACAGAGAATACAACAACAAAGCCCTAGTCTCCACCCTCAAACAAATCCACGACGACCTAGACAACGCCGTACTAGAAGCCTACGGATGGGAAGACTTGAAGCCATCTTCTCTCCATCAGACCACTGATAGCCCCCCTAGCCCCCCAATTCTGGGGGGAACCGAACAGTCTAATCAGTCAAAGTCCCCCAGTATTGGGGGATTTAGGGGGCTTGATAAACTATCGGGTGAAAGTCTCACCGAAATCATCCTCGATCGCCTCGTCACCCTCAACGCCCAACGCGCCGAAGAAGAACGGAACGGACACATACGCTGGCTACGTCCCGAATACCAAGCACCTAACGAAGTCCGCACTCAAACCATCATCGAAGGTGTTGGCGAAAGTGAAGAAGTAGCGATCGCCCCAGCCGAAGTCAAAACCTTCCCCAAACAACCAAAAGACCAACTCGCCGCCATCCGCGACCTCCTCCGCACCAGCAACAACCCTTGGACGATCGCCCAAATCGCCGCCCAATTCAAAAACGGTGGTAGATATAAAAATGCAATTTCCGAAAACCTCGAACGCCTAGAATGGTTCGGCATCCTGCACTGCCATCAAGACGGTCAAATCAAATACTGGCAACACATCGAAACACAGCAAGCAAGTTAA
- a CDS encoding DUF3800 domain-containing protein produces MSQEYLIYCDESIDNGKYFSNFYGGVLVRSSDLDQVRKILQDRKIELNLLKEAKWSKVTDQYLSKYLGLMETFFDLVEADKIKTRIMFTQNSIVAKSLRSEQLENEYFLLYYQFVKHAFGLQYSNPTNLPIQVRLYFDDLPDTREKVASFKAYIAGLNHFRQFEDANIKISLDQIAEVKSHDHAIMQCLDIVLGSMQFRLNDKHKEKPEGSRFRGKRTIDKEKLYKYISQRIRKIYPNFNIGVSTARSDVRNTWLHPYRHWLFKPREHEIDVSKTK; encoded by the coding sequence TTGTCTCAAGAATATTTAATCTATTGCGATGAATCAATTGATAATGGCAAATATTTCTCTAATTTTTATGGTGGTGTCTTAGTACGTTCTTCGGACTTGGATCAAGTGCGAAAAATTTTGCAGGATCGAAAAATAGAACTAAATTTATTGAAAGAAGCAAAATGGTCAAAGGTTACAGATCAATATTTAAGTAAATATCTGGGGCTGATGGAAACATTTTTTGACCTAGTGGAAGCGGATAAAATTAAGACTAGGATTATGTTTACGCAAAATAGCATTGTTGCTAAAAGCTTACGTTCTGAACAATTAGAGAATGAATATTTTTTGCTGTATTATCAGTTTGTAAAACACGCTTTTGGTTTGCAATATTCTAATCCAACAAATTTACCTATTCAAGTTAGGCTCTATTTTGATGATTTACCTGACACTAGAGAGAAGGTTGCAAGTTTTAAGGCGTATATTGCTGGGCTGAATCATTTCCGCCAATTCGAGGATGCAAATATTAAAATCTCGTTGGATCAAATAGCGGAAGTAAAGTCTCACGATCACGCAATTATGCAGTGTTTAGATATAGTTTTAGGTTCAATGCAGTTTCGGCTAAATGATAAGCATAAGGAAAAGCCAGAAGGTTCAAGGTTTCGGGGTAAGAGAACCATTGACAAGGAGAAGCTATATAAGTACATTAGTCAGCGCATCCGTAAAATATATCCAAACTTTAATATTGGGGTAAGTACGGCTAGAAGTGATGTGAGAAATACTTGGTTGCATCCCTATCGTCATTGGCTATTTAAGCCGAGAGAACATGAAATTGATGTATCGAAAACTAAGTAA
- a CDS encoding nucleotidyltransferase family protein, which yields MKRVEVLGILAKHRDQIKGLGVVSLDLFGSVARDEARPDSDVDLLVEFAIEATLFDLFRVRRYLEDILQCKVDLGTKSALRQHLREPVLRELIRAI from the coding sequence ATGAAGCGAGTAGAAGTTTTAGGAATTTTGGCAAAACATAGAGACCAAATCAAAGGTTTAGGAGTTGTATCTCTTGATTTATTTGGATCTGTTGCAAGAGATGAAGCGCGTCCTGATAGTGATGTAGATCTGTTAGTAGAATTTGCGATCGAAGCGACATTATTTGATTTGTTTCGTGTGCGGCGTTACTTAGAAGATATTTTGCAATGCAAAGTGGATTTAGGAACTAAGTCGGCACTTCGTCAACATCTTCGTGAGCCTGTGCTAAGGGAGTTAATTCGTGCCATTTAG
- a CDS encoding ATP phosphoribosyltransferase regulatory subunit: MVHQLPTGAKDLLPLDVAQKRWIESRIQQVFQSWGYQRIITPTVEHLRSLTAGGAVDPKSVIQLHSNSIDILGLRPEFTASIARAYAARLGSHVATCPQRLYYNANVFRRRANSTSEESFQAGVELLGASGLLADGEILLLLAESLDRVELPDWQIILGDARLTGALLDLLPEQYRAKVRQSLAKLDRIAITEMDLPEDVKGYALELVDLRGKPKDVLSRLSTSKWTSGLTGEISYLKSLIDLWESTNQNASDRLILDLSFMQTFDYYTGIVFDVACNNYVVAQGGRYDRLLGVYHPQNVSYPSIGFCINLEDLQQALQKQLPQTLTTSSWLVVAKTPDAMQAAFAHAAKLRQEPQIEAIELELEFRDADVVRDHARSRGIPQIAWVSSDGAIASETTAI, from the coding sequence ATGGTGCATCAACTGCCGACTGGCGCAAAAGACTTACTTCCCCTAGACGTTGCTCAAAAGCGTTGGATCGAGAGCCGCATTCAACAAGTTTTTCAGTCATGGGGCTATCAACGCATCATTACCCCAACTGTAGAACATTTGCGATCGCTAACCGCAGGCGGAGCCGTCGATCCCAAATCCGTAATCCAACTGCATAGCAACAGCATCGATATTTTAGGATTACGTCCTGAATTTACCGCCTCGATCGCCCGTGCCTATGCTGCCCGATTGGGTAGTCATGTGGCAACCTGTCCGCAGCGACTTTATTACAATGCCAATGTATTTCGGCGGCGAGCCAATAGCACCTCCGAGGAATCCTTTCAGGCTGGCGTAGAATTACTGGGCGCTTCAGGATTGTTAGCCGATGGCGAAATTTTATTGCTTTTAGCCGAAAGCCTCGATCGCGTAGAACTACCAGATTGGCAAATCATCCTCGGCGATGCCAGACTCACAGGTGCATTGCTCGATCTATTGCCAGAACAATATCGCGCCAAAGTCCGCCAAAGCCTTGCCAAACTTGATCGCATTGCCATCACCGAAATGGACTTACCCGAAGATGTCAAAGGCTATGCCCTTGAATTGGTTGACCTACGTGGCAAGCCCAAGGATGTCTTGAGCCGTCTCTCCACAAGCAAATGGACATCAGGACTGACAGGAGAAATTAGTTACCTCAAATCCTTGATAGATCTTTGGGAAAGTACCAATCAAAATGCTAGCGATCGCCTCATCCTCGATCTCAGCTTTATGCAAACCTTCGACTATTACACAGGGATTGTGTTTGATGTTGCCTGTAATAACTATGTCGTTGCCCAAGGCGGACGCTACGATCGCCTGCTCGGTGTCTACCATCCACAAAATGTCAGTTATCCCAGTATCGGCTTTTGCATTAATCTCGAAGACCTGCAACAAGCTCTGCAAAAACAATTACCACAAACCCTCACCACATCAAGCTGGTTAGTTGTCGCCAAAACTCCCGATGCGATGCAAGCCGCCTTTGCCCATGCCGCAAAATTGCGCCAAGAGCCACAAATAGAGGCGATCGAGCTAGAGCTAGAGTTTCGTGATGCTGATGTTGTGCGTGACCATGCGCGATCGCGTGGTATTCCCCAGATTGCATGGGTAAGTAGTGATGGAGCGATCGCTTCAGAAACAACAGCTATTTAA
- a CDS encoding SH3 domain-containing protein gives MRFPETAKSSTSLAFSLGIIVAIVATGWYYVILPFQKHPQRPVFSNDLKSVPAPAPPIAAIKVAPMPQPTVKAKPKTNDAKYQGKVNASIGLVFRADPSQASKSVGGADFNTKVSVIREAPDREWVYVRNENTKEEGWVRSGNITKE, from the coding sequence ATGAGATTTCCCGAAACTGCAAAATCGAGTACAAGTTTAGCTTTTAGCCTAGGGATAATTGTGGCGATCGTGGCGACAGGCTGGTATTACGTCATTTTGCCATTTCAGAAACATCCCCAAAGACCTGTATTTTCCAATGATCTAAAGTCGGTTCCAGCACCAGCACCACCGATCGCTGCAATTAAAGTTGCGCCTATGCCTCAACCTACGGTCAAGGCAAAACCTAAAACTAATGATGCTAAGTATCAAGGTAAGGTTAACGCTAGCATTGGTCTAGTATTTCGTGCTGATCCAAGCCAAGCCTCTAAGAGCGTTGGTGGTGCGGACTTTAATACTAAAGTTTCTGTAATTCGAGAAGCCCCCGATCGCGAATGGGTATATGTTCGTAACGAAAACACCAAAGAAGAAGGTTGGGTTAGATCTGGCAATATCACCAAAGAATAA
- a CDS encoding YnfA family protein, with protein sequence MIRSLFLFFLAGLCEIGGGYLFWLWLREGKSFWLAIIGMVILGLYGVLPTLQTANFGRAYAAYGGIFIVLSIAWGWLVDRVIPDKFDLIGAGIAFLGVLVIMYAPRS encoded by the coding sequence ATGATTCGGTCACTATTTTTATTCTTCTTAGCAGGACTCTGTGAAATTGGTGGTGGCTATTTATTTTGGCTATGGTTGCGAGAAGGCAAAAGCTTTTGGTTAGCGATAATTGGGATGGTGATCTTGGGGCTATATGGAGTTCTGCCAACCCTTCAAACAGCTAACTTTGGCAGAGCCTATGCCGCTTACGGAGGCATCTTCATTGTGTTATCGATCGCTTGGGGATGGTTAGTGGATCGAGTTATTCCTGATAAATTTGATCTAATTGGGGCTGGGATCGCCTTCTTGGGGGTATTAGTAATTATGTATGCGCCAAGATCATAG
- a CDS encoding cation diffusion facilitator family transporter translates to MPHQHSHKHHDHSHKGHSHSHHGHDHAVPTNYSQAFIIGFILNVGFVVTEFGFGFFSNSVSLIADAAHNLSDVLGLVISWVAILVSRRQPSSRYTYGWRKSSILATFLNAIFLLVTTGGIVWEAIQRLLEPSSKVEGGVIIAVAAIGIVINTATALLFASGSKGDLNIRAVFLHMAADALVSLGVVLAGIAIIFTKWFWLDPVFSLVISALIIFSTWELLKDSFNLAIDGVPNDIDERAVRTYLSELDGVIGVHDLHIWNMSTVETALTAHLVMPTGNSDEFLAQISRDLQQHFAIAHSTLQIETGDRDHPCVLETKCQAQTIQESK, encoded by the coding sequence ATGCCCCATCAGCATTCCCATAAACACCATGACCACTCGCATAAAGGGCATAGTCACTCCCATCATGGGCATGATCATGCGGTTCCAACTAACTATAGTCAAGCCTTCATCATCGGCTTTATTCTGAATGTGGGGTTTGTGGTTACGGAGTTTGGATTTGGCTTTTTCTCTAACTCCGTATCATTGATTGCCGATGCTGCCCATAATCTCAGCGATGTCCTGGGGCTAGTCATTTCATGGGTAGCAATTTTAGTATCGCGCCGCCAACCCTCTAGCCGCTATACCTATGGCTGGCGCAAGTCATCGATTTTGGCTACTTTTCTCAATGCCATTTTTTTGCTAGTCACTACAGGGGGGATTGTCTGGGAGGCAATTCAGCGATTGTTGGAGCCATCAAGCAAGGTTGAAGGTGGTGTGATTATCGCTGTGGCGGCGATCGGGATTGTGATTAATACGGCAACGGCTCTCTTGTTTGCCTCTGGTAGTAAAGGCGATCTGAATATTAGGGCTGTATTTCTGCACATGGCAGCCGATGCCTTAGTTTCTCTTGGAGTCGTCCTTGCGGGGATCGCGATTATATTCACCAAATGGTTTTGGCTTGATCCCGTTTTTAGCTTAGTGATTAGCGCTCTGATTATTTTCAGTACTTGGGAGCTATTAAAGGATTCATTTAACTTAGCGATCGATGGCGTGCCTAATGATATTGATGAGCGAGCAGTGCGGACTTATCTATCGGAACTGGATGGGGTAATAGGAGTTCATGATTTGCATATCTGGAATATGAGTACTGTGGAAACGGCTCTAACTGCACATTTAGTGATGCCCACAGGCAATAGTGATGAATTTCTTGCTCAGATCAGTCGAGATTTACAACAGCACTTTGCGATCGCCCATAGCACTTTGCAAATCGAAACAGGCGATCGCGATCATCCTTGTGTTCTCGAAACCAAATGCCAAGCCCAAACTATCCAAGAATCCAAGTAG
- a CDS encoding cation transporter codes for MSDCGCHMEAKNAAERKTLRILLIINGTMFVVGCIAGILAHSTALIADSLDMFADASVYMLSLYAVGKSAHSKNRAAMLSGILQITLAAMILIDVIQKFIWGSAPESHWMMGIAFLALIANSYGLYLLAKHRQGEVHMRASWIFTQNDVIANISVILAGFLVSWLSSRIPDLVAGFGIAILVIWGGIRIIRDARTV; via the coding sequence ATGTCAGACTGTGGATGCCACATGGAGGCTAAAAATGCCGCAGAAAGAAAAACTCTGCGAATACTCCTCATTATTAATGGCACGATGTTTGTAGTTGGTTGTATTGCGGGGATTTTGGCACATTCTACAGCCCTGATTGCTGACTCACTGGATATGTTTGCTGATGCATCGGTGTATATGCTGTCTCTCTATGCTGTTGGCAAATCTGCTCATTCCAAAAACCGTGCTGCAATGTTGAGTGGGATTTTGCAAATCACCTTAGCTGCCATGATTTTGATTGATGTCATTCAAAAATTTATCTGGGGAAGCGCCCCTGAATCCCATTGGATGATGGGCATCGCTTTTTTAGCCTTGATCGCAAATAGTTATGGGTTGTACCTACTAGCTAAGCATCGTCAAGGGGAAGTTCATATGAGAGCAAGTTGGATTTTTACGCAAAATGATGTGATCGCCAATATCAGTGTGATCCTTGCAGGCTTTCTAGTTTCTTGGTTAAGCTCTCGCATTCCCGATTTAGTTGCTGGTTTTGGGATTGCAATTTTAGTGATTTGGGGAGGAATTAGGATTATTCGAGATGCTCGAACAGTCTAG
- the obgE gene encoding GTPase ObgE: MHFIDHVTIQVKSGNGGDGLVAFRREKYVPAGGPAGGNGGNGGSVILQATTDLQTLLDFRFENIFKAEDGERGGPSNMTGKRGSDRIIKVPLGTVVMNAETGEVLGDLTDTDQTLVVARGGKGGLGNKYFLSNQNRAPDYALPGLPGEELSLYLELKLIAEVGIIGLPNAGKSTLISVVSAARPKIADYPFTTLVPNLGVVSKPSGDGIVFADIPGLIEGASDGIGLGHDFLRHVERTKLLIHLIDVTQDDPLAAYHTIQEELAAYGHGLDEKPQILVLNKIDAMLPEDVEAISSQFDIPILAISAASKKGLDKLLQSVWKLLEQFDQDNP, from the coding sequence ATGCATTTTATCGATCACGTTACGATACAAGTAAAGTCAGGAAATGGTGGAGATGGGCTAGTTGCCTTTCGCCGTGAAAAATATGTACCTGCGGGTGGTCCTGCAGGTGGTAATGGCGGTAATGGTGGCTCGGTGATTTTACAGGCAACTACCGATCTGCAAACCCTTCTAGACTTTCGCTTCGAGAATATTTTTAAAGCAGAAGATGGCGAACGTGGTGGTCCTAGCAACATGACTGGCAAACGCGGCAGCGATCGCATTATCAAAGTGCCATTGGGTACGGTGGTAATGAATGCGGAAACAGGAGAAGTTTTGGGTGATCTCACTGATACTGATCAAACCTTGGTAGTAGCTAGAGGCGGTAAAGGCGGCTTAGGTAATAAATATTTCTTGAGCAATCAAAATCGTGCCCCTGACTATGCTTTACCTGGATTACCCGGAGAGGAGCTATCTCTTTATCTAGAACTAAAACTTATTGCTGAGGTGGGGATTATTGGGTTGCCAAATGCAGGTAAATCAACGCTGATCTCAGTCGTTTCGGCAGCCCGTCCCAAAATTGCAGATTATCCTTTCACCACACTAGTACCAAATTTAGGTGTAGTGTCTAAGCCTTCAGGTGATGGTATTGTCTTTGCGGATATTCCTGGCCTTATTGAAGGTGCATCCGATGGCATTGGCTTGGGACATGACTTTTTGCGCCATGTGGAACGCACTAAGCTCTTAATTCACTTAATAGATGTGACTCAAGATGATCCTTTAGCGGCTTACCATACGATTCAAGAAGAGTTAGCTGCCTATGGTCATGGCTTAGACGAAAAGCCTCAGATTCTAGTTCTCAATAAAATCGATGCAATGTTGCCTGAAGATGTTGAGGCAATTTCCTCACAGTTTGATATCCCGATTCTCGCGATTTCGGCTGCCTCGAAAAAGGGGCTAGACAAGCTCTTGCAATCAGTCTGGAAACTATTGGAGCAGTTTGATCAAGACAATCCTTAG
- a CDS encoding DUF4359 domain-containing protein, with protein sequence MKLQIVLIGIAVVAVGMAITNPSKDRYIEYATEQFSETGKTSICAGENMPIAAQQSCKFVISQGKGVIKRIVNNSTKQQNYVLFSLYETDLPNKKVTTIAAFGNFHMLK encoded by the coding sequence ATGAAATTACAAATAGTTTTAATTGGGATTGCCGTAGTTGCTGTCGGTATGGCAATCACTAATCCCAGTAAAGATCGCTACATCGAATATGCAACGGAGCAGTTTTCGGAAACAGGTAAAACCTCAATTTGTGCTGGTGAGAATATGCCGATCGCTGCTCAACAATCCTGTAAATTTGTGATCTCTCAAGGCAAAGGTGTAATCAAGAGAATTGTTAACAACTCCACAAAGCAGCAAAATTATGTATTGTTCAGCCTTTACGAAACTGATCTACCGAATAAAAAAGTAACGACGATCGCAGCCTTTGGTAATTTTCATATGCTCAAATAA